Proteins from a single region of Salvelinus sp. IW2-2015 linkage group LG4p, ASM291031v2, whole genome shotgun sequence:
- the bmp16 gene encoding bone morphogenetic protein 2 — MFPAKLLVLMVLLLPQASSGRQGFATEPDGSVPSLSPSSPTPLEPSLAQTIQNLLLSRLGLQSHPNPRPGAPIPQYILDLYRFHAQQYHLVQDPHFSFPSQHVREANTVRSFHHTESTSSSLPLEKRLTTASNNKVPISFNVSSIPQDERVVSAELRFFRGGGASLGPGAHKVSLFLDGGTGDSESEPTLLESRLLTGAPSTKPADSWEAFSLSTELFVGAHAWTGSLAFLLEVTPLGNTTLLTPPDHDALPLSTGEEGRREGHLRVRRSLGQDEHSWARERPLLVTYSHDGHGEPLAAHGRRTSDTAQRMRERKRARERSRSNSRDRERDRDRDRDWSASPGWGGSWNEGGRVKRNGGRVAKLKRLSRARCRRHPLYVDFKDVGWNKWIVAPSGYDAFFCLGECRFPLTHHMNSSSHAMVQTLVNSVNGAVPRACCVPTALSPIAMLYLDPQDRVVLKNYQDMVVEGCGCR; from the exons ATGTTCCCTGCTAAACTCTTGGTCCTGATGGTCCTGCTGCTACCTCAAGCCTCGTCTGGTCGCCAGGGCTTTGCCACCGAGCCCGATGGCAGTGTGCCGTCGTTGTCACCGTCATCGCCCACCCCCCTGGAGCCCAGCCTGGCCCAGACCATCCAGAACCTATTGCTGAGCCGCCTGGGCCTGCAGTCCCACCCCAACCCCCGGCCAGGTGCGCCCATCCCCCAGTACATACTGGACCTCTATCGCTTCCACGCCCAGCAGTACCACCTAGTCCAGGATCCACACTTCAGCTTCCCCAGCCAGCATGTCCGGGAGGCCAACACCGTACGCAGCTTCCACCACACAG agTCTACCAGCTCCTCACTCCCCCTTGAAAAGAGGCTGACCACCGCGAGCAACAACAAGGTCCCCATCTCCTTCAACGTGTCCTCCATCCCCCAGGATGAACGTGTGGTTTCTGCCGAGCTGCGTTTCTTCCGGGGTGGTGGGGCTAGCCTAGGCCCCGGGGCCCACAAGGTCAGCCTGTTCCTCGATGGAGGCACTGGGGACTCTGAGTCTGAGCCCACTCTGCTGGAGTCACGGCTCCTCACAGGGGCCCCCAGCACCAAGCCAGCTGACTCCTGGGAGGCCTTCAGCCTCAGCACTGAACTCTTCGTAGGAGCCCACGCTTGGACCGGCAGCCTGGCCTTCCTCCTGGAGGTGACCCCTCTGGGTAACACCACCCTCCTCACCCCCCCTGACCATGATGCTCTACCACTCTCCACTGGGGAGGAAGGACGCAGAGAGGGACACCTGAGGGTGCGCAGGTCTCTGGGACAGGACGAGCACAGTTGGGCACGGGAGAGACCCCTGCTGGTTACTTACAGCCATGACGGGCACGGGGAGCCACTAGCCGCCCATGGCCGGAGAACCTCCGACACTGCccagaggatgagggagaggaagcGGGCCAGAGAAAGGAGCAGGAGCAACAGCAGGGACCGGgaaagggacagagacagggacagggactggAGCGCCAGCCCTGGCTGGGGCGGCAGCTGGAACGAGGGTGGAAGGGTGAAGCGCAATGGTGGCCGCGTGGCGAAACTGAAGCGTCTGTCCCGCGCCCGCTGCCGCCGCCACCCGCTCTACGTGGACTTCAAAGACGTGGGCTGGAACAAGTGGATCGTGGCGCCTAGTGGCTACGACGCCTTCTTCTGCCTGGGGGAGTGCCGCTTCCCGCTCACCCACCACATGAACTCCTCCAGCCACGCCATGGTGCAGACGCTGGTGAACTCGGTGAACGGAGCCGTACCGCGGGCCTGCTGCGTGCCCACCGCCCTCAGCCCCATCGCTATGCTCTACCTGGATCCGCAGGACCGTGTGGTGCTCAAAAACTACCAGGACATGGTGGTGGAGGGCTGTGGATGCCGGTAA